The Paenibacillus uliginis N3/975 genome has a window encoding:
- a CDS encoding flavocytochrome c gives MRKHAGRVLSIIMVLALVFTMAACGSKENAKEASNGTTTAIGVGSGKHGDIKVEVTFTDEKIMDVKVLEQKENEVLSEPVYTHLKENVMQANSADVDVISGSSVTSKGYLDAIQDAIVKSGIALVAGSGTADAKQTEESEQTYDVVVIGAGGAGFSAALEAAEAGKSVVILEKMPTVGGNTLISGGEMNAPDNWVQHALGITDDSPELYYQDTMKGGDNLGQPEIVKILSEQALGSAEWLRDEVKVEFLSDHLFQFGGHSRKRALIPIGHTGAELITKLKTKAEELGIKIKTNMKAEKLLTDESGKVVGVDASTNGQKVTFHANKGVIIATGGFGSNIEMRKKYNPELDESYMSTDTPGTTGDGIVMAQAVNADITNMENIQTYPICDPVTGVISLVADSRFDGAILINQGGTRFVEELERRDVISKAILAQEGRYAYQFWNQEIADIGKTIEVHQDEYDQLVKEGMLYKADTIEDAANFFKVDVETLKETISKVNEYAKTGKDLDYNHRGGLVSLEKGPYYIQKAVPSVHHTMGGLVIDTKAHVLSTEGTVIPGLYAAGEVTGVVHGANRLGGNAISDIITYGRIAGQEVAK, from the coding sequence TACGATGGCCGCTTGCGGCTCGAAAGAAAACGCAAAGGAAGCATCGAATGGTACGACGACGGCCATTGGGGTAGGTAGTGGTAAGCACGGTGACATTAAAGTTGAGGTAACCTTTACGGATGAAAAAATTATGGATGTGAAGGTTCTGGAGCAGAAGGAAAATGAAGTTCTATCGGAGCCTGTATATACCCACTTGAAGGAAAATGTCATGCAGGCAAATAGTGCAGATGTAGATGTTATTAGCGGATCTAGTGTGACGAGCAAGGGGTATTTGGATGCAATTCAGGATGCGATTGTTAAATCGGGAATTGCGCTGGTGGCAGGCAGTGGAACAGCTGATGCGAAACAGACCGAAGAGTCGGAGCAAACATACGATGTCGTCGTGATCGGCGCGGGTGGTGCCGGCTTTAGTGCAGCGCTTGAAGCAGCAGAGGCCGGAAAAAGCGTAGTTATTCTGGAGAAGATGCCGACCGTTGGCGGTAACACATTGATCTCCGGTGGGGAGATGAATGCTCCTGACAACTGGGTTCAGCATGCACTTGGCATTACCGATGATAGCCCAGAATTATATTATCAGGATACGATGAAGGGTGGCGACAATCTAGGCCAGCCGGAAATCGTGAAGATTTTGTCCGAGCAAGCACTGGGTTCAGCCGAATGGTTACGTGACGAGGTAAAAGTGGAGTTTTTATCCGATCACCTCTTCCAGTTCGGGGGACATTCCCGCAAGCGTGCACTTATTCCTATCGGCCATACAGGAGCGGAATTGATTACGAAGCTCAAGACCAAGGCCGAAGAACTTGGAATTAAGATCAAGACGAACATGAAAGCTGAGAAACTACTAACGGATGAGAGCGGTAAAGTAGTTGGCGTTGATGCGAGTACAAATGGTCAAAAGGTGACCTTCCATGCGAACAAAGGCGTTATCATAGCGACCGGTGGATTTGGTTCTAATATTGAGATGCGTAAGAAATATAATCCTGAGTTGGATGAGAGCTATATGTCTACGGACACGCCAGGGACGACGGGTGACGGGATTGTTATGGCTCAAGCAGTTAACGCAGATATTACGAATATGGAGAATATTCAAACCTATCCGATCTGTGACCCTGTTACAGGTGTAATCTCACTTGTGGCCGATTCTCGGTTTGATGGTGCGATACTGATTAACCAAGGGGGAACACGGTTTGTAGAGGAATTGGAACGACGCGATGTCATATCTAAGGCTATTCTAGCACAAGAAGGGCGTTACGCTTACCAATTCTGGAATCAGGAAATCGCCGATATCGGCAAGACGATCGAAGTGCACCAAGATGAGTATGATCAATTAGTTAAAGAGGGAATGCTCTATAAGGCTGACACGATTGAAGATGCAGCTAATTTCTTCAAGGTAGATGTAGAAACATTGAAAGAGACTATAAGCAAAGTCAACGAGTATGCGAAGACAGGCAAGGATCTTGATTACAACCATCGTGGCGGTTTGGTATCGCTGGAAAAAGGCCCGTATTATATTCAAAAAGCGGTTCCGTCGGTCCATCATACAATGGGTGGATTGGTCATTGATACGAAAGCACATGTTCTGTCGACAGAAGGCACGGTTATTCCGGGACTGTACGCTGCTGGAGAAGTGACAGGCGTTGTTCATGGTGCGAACCGTCTGGGCGGAAATGCCATTTCTGATATTATTACTTACGGCCGGATTGCTGGTCAGGAAGTCGCAAAGTAG
- a CDS encoding DUF4097 family beta strand repeat-containing protein: MVIKRVDEKGELIVETKTGDIQVDYHTAPASLEVAVQNTKGDTTVNLANLTTTKKTDEEVNGTIGAGENSMHIKSYSGSIGIK; this comes from the coding sequence ATCGTTATAAAGAGGGTAGATGAAAAAGGTGAGCTGATCGTTGAAACAAAAACTGGTGATATTCAAGTTGATTATCATACCGCACCAGCCAGCTTGGAAGTAGCAGTGCAAAATACCAAGGGAGATACAACCGTTAACTTAGCGAATCTCACAACTACGAAAAAAACAGACGAAGAAGTAAATGGAACCATTGGCGCCGGGGAAAATTCAATGCATATCAAAAGCTATTCGGGAAGCATCGGTATTAAATGA
- a CDS encoding DegV family protein produces the protein MSGKIKIFADSTCDLPSSWIEEYDIGIVPLYVVFGEDSFRDGVDITPLELYAKVEETGSLPKTAAPSPSDFIAAFSPFIEQGDDILFLSLSSELSSTYQNAVIASEELPSGRVTVIDSRNLSCGIGLLVMKAVHAAKEGSTIPQIVDLVNSYTDQVECEFVIDTLDYLYKGGRCSGMQNVIGSLLKIRPVIKVVNGGMIPAYKVRGKKEKALEQMLSNALDRVQDMDNDLIVVVHTMAESEALMLKKALQEKTGARQVSISTAGCVISSHCGPHTVGLMYTKKPS, from the coding sequence ATGTCTGGTAAAATAAAAATATTCGCTGACAGCACCTGTGACTTACCGTCATCGTGGATTGAAGAATACGACATCGGCATCGTACCGCTATATGTTGTGTTTGGGGAAGACTCTTTCAGGGACGGAGTGGACATTACACCTTTAGAGCTATATGCCAAGGTTGAAGAAACAGGTAGCCTGCCGAAGACTGCTGCACCGTCGCCTTCTGATTTTATTGCTGCATTTTCTCCGTTTATCGAGCAGGGAGACGACATATTATTCTTGAGCCTTTCATCAGAGCTGTCCTCTACTTATCAAAATGCCGTCATCGCATCTGAAGAGCTGCCATCAGGCCGGGTAACCGTGATTGATTCGCGCAACCTGTCCTGCGGGATCGGACTTCTGGTTATGAAAGCGGTCCATGCTGCTAAAGAAGGTTCTACGATTCCGCAAATCGTGGATCTGGTGAACAGCTATACGGATCAAGTGGAATGCGAATTTGTCATTGATACACTTGATTATTTGTATAAGGGTGGACGCTGCTCCGGCATGCAAAATGTGATTGGAAGTTTACTGAAGATCAGACCTGTTATTAAGGTTGTTAACGGCGGCATGATACCTGCTTATAAAGTTCGGGGCAAGAAAGAGAAAGCTTTGGAACAGATGTTGAGTAATGCGCTGGATCGCGTTCAAGATATGGATAACGACCTTATTGTCGTTGTACATACTATGGCTGAATCGGAAGCACTCATGCTTAAAAAAGCTCTTCAAGAAAAGACAGGCGCAAGACAAGTCAGTATTTCCACTGCAGGCTGCGTAATTAGCAGTCACTGCGGTCCACATACAGTCGGACTTATGTATACCAAGAAACCAAGCTGA